A single Dermacentor albipictus isolate Rhodes 1998 colony chromosome 3, USDA_Dalb.pri_finalv2, whole genome shotgun sequence DNA region contains:
- the LOC139057078 gene encoding uncharacterized protein — protein sequence MAESDMADAGSGQEGENVPIRAGEQLLTKEVFELEKLRLMLEMEKIKLAQMQLQPLVDAQRGQRQLSGIKLGEYAKELKAVLAPMPEADPTVPAWFKSVDTLFETLQIPEDIRGVILLPFLNEKMKAFVASESDGSVMPYPELKEKILKELKMTPNEYRRLFLSVKKEQDDSWHQVATRLETLFSYYLKSRDVTTLKDLKDLVIADRFKQILSEEVRTYVMQNEVTHWLVASEIAELAETYEESRRVGWTRERSDKPLCEGDRRVGKTSGQTGNAGKKTRTEAIRCFQCKKFGHYASNCPDPRHGFEKVQPEEENSKIVARAEIIVSDSFRPQVEQCDKVNQQAASEVLNWVDLEVGGNSVRACLDSGAEITVLRTETVPEACKGKSSGKIKLKGAFGQVVDADLLYLPLSLAGEDGCRHQQVLILCAVTDVLSKGIGALLTPEAHELLESAKMELEEEAQDRATLEQAFITTENAVADWPEWGPELDDDEEAEEDVMVASVGLAGNEAMGSDDASPAARFRVEQKEDNSLGEAWKQAVDDHMQHLGKVLATLKQVGLTANPAKCKFAQTKVKYLGHVVGSGTHSPDPDRVSAIFKLQAPKTKRDLRSVLGLFNYYRDEWLDTKTAATYSIVGGGPSGYEERVGGVTVCRASATRFAEAMPWP from the exons ATGGCGGAGAGCGACATGGCTGACGCAGGGTCTGGTCAAGAAGGGGAAAATGTACCCATTCGAGCAGGTGAGCAATTGCTCACAAAAGAAGTGTTTGAGCTTGAGAAGCTCAGACTAATGCTAGAGATGGAAAAAATTAAACTCGCTCAAATGCAGCTACAGCCGCTGGTGGATGCACAGCGCGGGCAGAGGCAGTTGTCGGGTATCAAGCTGGGGGAGTATGCAAAAGAATTGAAGGCAGTTCTTGCTCCAATGCCAGAGGCGGATCCCACAGTGCCCGCATGGTTTAAAAGCGTGGACACTCTCTTCGAAACATTGCAAATCCCCGAGGATATTCGTGGAGTGATATTGCTGCCGTTCCTGAATGAGAAGATGAAAGCATTTGTAGCAAGCGAGTCGGACGGTAGCGTAATGCCATACCCTGAACTCAAAGAAAAAATTCTAAAGGAACTTAAAATGACTCCTAATGAGTATCGGCGCTTATTCCTTTCTGTAAAGAAAGAACAGGATGATTCATGGCATCAGGTGGCGACCAGGTTAGAAACTTTGTTCTCATACTACCTAAAGAGTAGGGATGTCACAACCTTGAAGGATTTAAAAGATTTGGTTATCGCCGATAGGTTTAAACAAATATTATCAGAGGAAGTAAGGACATATGTGATGCAGAATGAAGTCACGCACTGGCTTGTTGCTAGCGAAATTGCCGAGCTAGCCGAGACATATGAGGAAAGCAGACGCGTGGGCTGGACCCGAGAACGTTCGGATAAGCCACTCTGTGAAGGAGACAGACGCGTGGGGAAGACGAGTGGCCAAACAGGGAATGCAGGCAAGAAAACTCGAACGGAAGCTATCCGATGCTTCCAATGTAAGAAATTTGGACACTATGCCAGCAATTGTCCAGACCCGCGGCACGGTTTCGAGAAGGTGCAGCCcgaggaagagaacagcaaaatCGTAGCGAGGGCGGAGATAATTGTATCTGACAGTTTTCGGCCGCAGGTGGAGCAGTGTGATAAGGTAAATCAGCAAGCCGCGTCGGAGGTGTTAAACTGGGTCGATTTGGAAGTTGGGGGAAATTCCGTCAGGGCTTGTCTCGATTCAGGTGCAGAGATAACTGTGTTGAGGACAGAGACGGTACCCGAGGCTTGTAAGGGCAAGAGTTCAGGTAAAATTAAGTTAAAGGGCGCATTTGGTCAGGTTGTTGACGCGGACCTGCTTTATCTACCACTATCCCTAGCCGGAGAGGATGGATGCAGACACCAACAGGTGCTCATTCTGTGTGCAGTCACTGATGTGTTGTCGAAAGGCATAGGTGCATTGTTAACGCCAGAAGCACACGAACTTCTGGAAAGTGCGAAAATGGAGCTGGAGGAAGAAGCACAGGATAGAGCCACTCTCGAGCAAGCGTTTATCACCACAGAAAATGCAGTCGCAGACTGGCCGGAATGGGGTCCAGAGCTCGATGACGACGAAGAGGCGGAGGAGGATGTTATGGTTGCGTCCGTCGgcctggctggaaacgaagctaTGGGTTCGGATGATGCATCTCCTGCTGCCCGCTTCAGGGTTGAGCAGAAAGAGGACAACTCGCTGGGTGAAGCATGGAAGCAAGCAGTTGACG ACCACATGCAGCACCTGGGAAAGGTGTTGGCCACTCTCAAGCAGGTGGGTCTGACGGCGAATCCTGCTAAGTGCAAGTTCGCACAGACAAAGGTGAAATATCTTGGTCATGTCGTCGGATCCGGGACGCATTCCCCCGATCCAGATAGGGTGAGTGCCATCTTCAAACTGCAGGCCCCGAAAACCAAGAGGGACCTTAGGAGTGTCCTGGGTCTTTTTAACTATTACC GAGACGAGTGGctcgacaccaagacggcggcgacttatagcatcgtgggtgggggaccctcgggctacgaagagcgcgtaggagGGGTGACTGTGTGTCGGGCTTCCGCCACCCGGTTCGCGGAAGCAATGCCCTGGCCTTGA